The Saprospiraceae bacterium genome includes a window with the following:
- a CDS encoding class I SAM-dependent methyltransferase, producing the protein MLSNIQKSNLRSGIFHHLDGLVTVPTAYTLYSKGVIEYLLNEIKVDISELSIKFSANEGYMNVAMHVLACQGWLVQNVNDDGKTTTYEVTSTGKEAFSNVHLYREANELLKLTEKFHPRLFEIEPFKVWEKAKNNFVNGYDIQPDADNKVLQNMLRHIEGVLIAPSIVHLAMNGMFHKYFMEASFKPEEYHRHPECFEVLLDFFTHLGWFEKMNGTYKFTETGVFYARRASAYGVTVSYIPTLRHLEDLIFGDPDILRQTVAGAKELHVDRSMNVWGSGGAHTAYFEEVDKILIEIFNQDIELQPKGLLDMGCGNGAFLIHAFDVIERQTKRGKMLEDYPLVLVGADYNEEALKVSRANIIQADVWAKFVQADISRPDLLAQMLHNDYNVNLRDLLNFRSFIDHNRVWQFPVERKDFSINISSGAYAYRGQKINNRDAESSLYEHLQLWQPYISKHGLLVIELHTIDPSLTATHLGKTAATAYDATHGYSDQYILEIDMFHAVASACGLKSDERFQKRFPDSEIATVSIQLFRG; encoded by the coding sequence ATGCTGAGTAATATACAAAAAAGCAACTTAAGGTCAGGAATATTTCATCATTTGGATGGATTGGTCACCGTACCGACAGCATACACTTTATATAGTAAAGGTGTAATTGAATATCTTTTAAATGAAATTAAAGTAGATATATCAGAACTTTCAATAAAATTTTCAGCAAATGAGGGTTATATGAATGTGGCCATGCACGTATTGGCATGTCAGGGTTGGCTTGTGCAAAATGTAAATGATGATGGGAAAACAACTACCTATGAAGTTACATCAACAGGAAAAGAAGCATTTTCAAATGTCCACTTGTATCGGGAAGCAAATGAATTATTGAAATTGACGGAAAAATTTCACCCGAGATTGTTTGAGATAGAACCATTTAAAGTCTGGGAAAAAGCAAAAAATAATTTTGTCAATGGTTATGATATTCAACCCGATGCTGACAATAAAGTATTGCAGAATATGCTCAGACATATTGAAGGCGTTCTGATTGCACCATCTATTGTACATTTAGCAATGAATGGTATGTTTCACAAGTATTTTATGGAAGCATCTTTCAAACCTGAAGAATATCACAGACATCCGGAATGTTTTGAAGTGTTGCTGGACTTTTTTACACATCTCGGATGGTTTGAAAAGATGAATGGTACATATAAATTTACAGAAACAGGTGTTTTTTATGCCCGAAGAGCCAGTGCTTATGGAGTGACTGTCTCATATATTCCGACGCTCAGACATCTGGAAGATCTTATTTTTGGTGATCCGGATATATTGAGACAAACTGTAGCGGGAGCTAAAGAATTACATGTGGACAGGTCAATGAATGTCTGGGGGAGTGGTGGGGCACATACTGCATACTTTGAAGAAGTAGATAAGATTCTGATAGAAATATTCAATCAGGATATTGAGCTACAGCCCAAAGGATTGCTGGATATGGGTTGTGGCAACGGTGCTTTTCTGATTCATGCATTTGATGTAATAGAACGACAGACAAAACGGGGTAAAATGCTGGAGGATTATCCTTTGGTGCTGGTAGGTGCCGACTACAATGAAGAAGCGCTGAAAGTTTCAAGGGCAAATATTATTCAGGCGGATGTTTGGGCAAAATTTGTGCAGGCTGATATCAGCAGACCGGACTTACTTGCACAAATGCTTCACAATGATTATAATGTCAATCTGAGAGATCTGTTAAATTTCAGAAGCTTTATTGACCATAACAGAGTATGGCAGTTTCCTGTTGAAAGGAAAGACTTTTCCATTAATATTTCATCCGGAGCTTATGCATATCGAGGTCAAAAAATTAACAACAGAGATGCCGAATCATCACTGTACGAGCATCTTCAATTATGGCAACCCTATATTTCAAAGCATGGACTACTTGTCATTGAGCTTCATACTATTGACCCTTCATTGACGGCTACTCACCTTGGAAAAACAGCTGCAACAGCTTACGATGCTACTCACGGATATTCTGATCAGTATATTCTTGAAATCGACATGTTTCATGCGGTTGCTTCTGCTTGCGGGTTGAAATCAGATGAGCGATTTCAAAAAAGATTTCCGGATAGTGAGATCGCCACTGTTTCAATTCAGTTGTTTAGAGGTTAA
- a CDS encoding ATP-binding protein — protein MDKVLIKRRLSEHIKNAATYYPVISVAGPRQAGKSTMLKQVFPDYDYISLEDPDMYAFASSDARGFFDKYKEGVIIDEAQKVPELFSFMQSIVDNKRSPGRFVLSGSQNYLMHRNITQSLAGRIDLSTLFPFDFEEMSSFNQWDDHIEKVILNGFYPGKLTENIPLKMFYSNYIKTYIERDVSDLVNVGNLTTFRTFLKLIAYKCGSQIRLTDLSNDLNVSVNTVKTWITILESSYIIFMLPSYHKNFGKRLLKTPKLYFFDTGLLCYLLGLSDENKLRSYDRYGIIFENLIIAEKAKFKAHRQKDPDMFFFRDSNGFEVDLIEVIGREEIEMTELKSGKTFKPEFLTNMKKLNLIDPSLKLNLVYDGSENVNLTDYKVLNWRYLHV, from the coding sequence ATGGATAAAGTATTGATAAAAAGAAGGTTAAGTGAGCATATTAAAAATGCTGCAACTTATTATCCTGTCATAAGTGTAGCAGGCCCAAGGCAAGCCGGTAAATCTACCATGTTAAAGCAGGTATTTCCGGATTATGATTATATAAGTTTGGAAGATCCGGATATGTATGCATTTGCTTCATCAGATGCAAGAGGTTTTTTTGATAAGTACAAAGAAGGCGTTATTATTGATGAAGCACAAAAAGTACCTGAACTTTTTTCCTTTATGCAAAGTATAGTTGATAATAAAAGATCACCTGGTAGATTTGTACTATCAGGGTCTCAAAACTATCTCATGCATAGAAATATTACCCAGTCATTGGCCGGGAGAATAGATTTATCGACATTGTTTCCATTTGATTTTGAAGAAATGTCGTCCTTCAATCAATGGGATGACCATATTGAGAAGGTAATATTGAACGGATTTTATCCCGGAAAATTGACTGAGAACATTCCATTAAAAATGTTTTACAGTAATTATATCAAGACATATATTGAGCGGGATGTCTCCGATTTAGTGAATGTAGGTAACCTCACCACATTCAGAACATTTTTAAAACTTATCGCTTACAAATGTGGCTCACAGATCAGACTGACTGACCTGAGTAATGATCTCAATGTGTCTGTCAATACAGTCAAGACATGGATCACCATATTGGAATCAAGTTATATTATATTCATGCTGCCAAGTTATCATAAGAATTTTGGGAAACGACTCTTAAAAACGCCAAAGCTCTATTTTTTTGATACCGGACTTTTGTGTTATTTGCTGGGTTTAAGTGATGAAAACAAGCTTCGTTCGTATGATAGATATGGAATCATATTTGAAAACCTGATCATTGCAGAGAAAGCCAAATTCAAAGCACATCGTCAAAAAGATCCTGATATGTTTTTCTTCAGGGATAGTAATGGATTTGAAGTTGATCTGATAGAAGTCATTGGGAGGGAAGAGATAGAAATGACAGAGTTAAAATCCGGAAAAACATTCAAACCGGAATTTTTGACAAATATGAAAAAATTAAATTTAATCGACCCTTCTTTAAAGCTGAACTTGGTGTATGACGGATCGGAAAATGTAAATTTAACAGATTATAAGGTCTTAAACTGGAGATATTTGCATGTATGA
- a CDS encoding polysaccharide biosynthesis protein gives MIDIPQFIKSHITKRDKSLFEDDINQYKDQLSANIKDKSVLVIGGAGTIGSSYIKAILHFEPSRLYVVDTNENGLTELTRDLRSKHGQYIPEDYKTYPMNFGDNVFRKMFVKEGPFHIVANFAAHKHVRSEKDHYSIEAMIDNNVFKAKEFLDLLTQHKPEHFFCVSTDKAANPVNVMGASKKLMEEVIMAYSNDIKITTARFANVAFSNGSLLDGYIQRIFKKQPISCPSDVKRFFVSPEESGQICMLACMLGESGEIYFPKLQEDQMVNFKDITLDFFREMAISVEECISEDEAKMKAAFMAIEDPHPVYFFTSDTSGEKLYEEFYTDSDEVEMIKYEGMGVIKNAVKPNKMQIENCIGELKALMTSDLYDKSAIVSLMKKHLPDFEHIETGKSLDQKM, from the coding sequence ATCATAGACATCCCGCAATTTATAAAATCGCATATCACAAAAAGAGATAAAAGCCTTTTTGAAGACGATATTAATCAATACAAAGATCAATTATCCGCCAATATTAAAGATAAGTCAGTTTTAGTCATCGGTGGGGCTGGTACTATTGGGTCATCATACATCAAAGCCATTTTGCATTTTGAGCCATCCAGACTATATGTTGTCGATACCAATGAAAATGGATTGACAGAACTCACTCGAGATTTAAGATCTAAACATGGGCAATACATCCCCGAAGATTATAAAACTTATCCGATGAATTTTGGAGATAATGTATTCAGAAAAATGTTTGTCAAAGAAGGACCGTTCCATATTGTGGCCAATTTTGCAGCTCACAAACATGTAAGAAGTGAGAAAGACCATTACTCTATTGAAGCTATGATAGATAATAATGTCTTTAAAGCAAAGGAGTTTTTGGACTTGTTAACACAGCATAAACCCGAACATTTCTTTTGTGTATCTACCGACAAGGCAGCCAATCCTGTCAACGTAATGGGTGCAAGCAAAAAACTTATGGAAGAAGTCATCATGGCATATAGTAATGACATAAAAATCACCACAGCACGGTTTGCCAATGTAGCTTTTAGTAATGGTAGTCTCTTGGATGGATATATTCAGCGAATTTTCAAAAAACAACCGATTTCATGTCCTTCTGATGTAAAAAGATTTTTTGTTTCGCCGGAAGAAAGTGGCCAGATATGTATGTTGGCTTGTATGTTAGGAGAGAGTGGAGAAATTTACTTTCCAAAATTACAAGAAGACCAAATGGTTAATTTTAAGGATATTACATTAGACTTTTTTAGAGAAATGGCTATCTCTGTAGAAGAATGTATAAGTGAAGATGAAGCAAAAATGAAGGCAGCATTCATGGCCATCGAAGACCCGCATCCGGTTTATTTTTTTACTTCCGATACATCCGGAGAGAAGCTTTATGAAGAGTTTTATACAGACTCAGATGAGGTAGAAATGATAAAGTATGAAGGTATGGGCGTCATCAAAAATGCGGTGAAACCAAACAAAATGCAAATAGAAAATTGTATTGGTGAATTAAAAGCGCTAATGACCTCAGATCTCTATGACAAATCTGCCATCGTTTCTTTAATGAAAAAACATCTACCTGATTTTGAGCACATTGAAACAGGGAAGAGCTTGGATCAGAAGATGTAG
- a CDS encoding glycosyltransferase family 4 protein: MDVVVIAPVDEYLTYKEKYPTVRHYGLRLLDRDSTNPIKDILLLLELVRRYKKIKPDLILHFTNKPNIYGGMAAWLAGVRSIAVVTGLGYAFINKGFVRKMMTWLYRFSAQFHQKFIFENIEDRVLFAQLGIVSGDKAISVKGCGVDTNWYHPYPNGQVKDKTIFTFIGRLLYDKGIREFVEAARQIKAKRQDVEFWVVGELDAENPATIDEDDLLRWVDEDVVYYHGFIKDVRTIISQSDCIVLPSYREGLPRIVVEGMSMAKPVITTHTAGCEETVDEGFNGYLVEIKDINGLVKAMDNFLALTHNQQVEMGRVGRQKAIREFDDKLIAEEIFKIVKKVSSE; encoded by the coding sequence TTGGATGTAGTGGTCATTGCACCGGTGGATGAATATTTGACCTACAAAGAAAAATATCCTACTGTACGACATTATGGTTTAAGACTCCTTGATAGAGACAGTACCAACCCCATTAAAGATATTTTGTTATTACTCGAACTGGTCAGAAGGTACAAAAAGATAAAACCTGACCTGATCCTTCACTTTACCAACAAACCCAATATATATGGCGGTATGGCAGCTTGGCTTGCCGGAGTCAGATCCATAGCTGTGGTGACAGGACTGGGATATGCTTTTATCAATAAAGGTTTTGTGCGTAAAATGATGACGTGGTTGTATCGATTTTCAGCACAATTTCATCAGAAATTTATTTTTGAAAATATAGAAGACAGGGTATTGTTTGCACAATTAGGTATCGTATCCGGTGATAAAGCTATTTCGGTAAAAGGGTGCGGAGTTGACACAAACTGGTATCATCCATATCCGAATGGACAAGTGAAGGACAAGACCATATTTACATTTATAGGCCGACTGTTGTATGACAAAGGTATAAGAGAATTTGTGGAAGCAGCAAGACAAATTAAAGCGAAAAGACAGGATGTAGAATTTTGGGTAGTGGGTGAATTGGATGCAGAGAATCCTGCTACTATAGACGAAGACGATTTGTTGCGATGGGTGGACGAAGATGTCGTGTATTATCATGGATTTATCAAAGATGTCAGAACCATAATATCTCAGTCCGATTGTATAGTGTTACCATCTTACAGAGAAGGGTTACCCAGAATTGTGGTAGAAGGTATGTCGATGGCAAAACCAGTTATCACTACTCATACAGCCGGATGTGAAGAAACGGTTGATGAAGGCTTCAATGGATATTTGGTTGAAATAAAAGATATCAACGGATTGGTAAAAGCAATGGATAACTTCCTTGCACTTACACATAATCAGCAAGTTGAAATGGGTAGGGTTGGAAGACAAAAAGCTATCAGGGAATTTGATGATAAACTCATTGCTGAAGAAATTTTTAAGATTGTGAAAAAAGTTAGTTCAGAGTAA
- a CDS encoding sugar transferase produces MYQFIKRFFDIIASLIALIILSPLLIPITIGLKLTGEGYVFYLQERVGFKNKLFNIYKFATMLKDSPNMAGGLITTKKDPRLTPLGGFLRASKINELPQLINILNGDMSVVGPRPLMQKSFDTYPEEVQNVIYNVKPGLTGIGSIIFRDEETLITEVRDSGGDTWDFYQNKIYPFKGQVEQWYQSHQSFYVDFMCIFLTAWVIIFPKSNLIYMVFRSLPQRPF; encoded by the coding sequence ATGTATCAATTTATAAAACGATTTTTTGACATTATTGCCTCACTAATTGCATTAATAATATTATCTCCATTATTGATACCCATCACCATTGGATTAAAATTGACAGGAGAAGGATATGTCTTTTATCTGCAGGAGAGAGTAGGTTTCAAAAATAAGCTTTTTAATATCTATAAGTTTGCTACCATGCTCAAAGATAGTCCAAATATGGCGGGTGGCCTTATCACTACAAAAAAGGATCCCCGTTTGACACCTTTAGGAGGTTTTTTAAGAGCTTCTAAAATCAATGAATTGCCACAACTCATCAATATTTTAAATGGCGATATGAGTGTAGTGGGACCAAGACCACTAATGCAAAAAAGCTTTGATACTTATCCTGAAGAAGTACAAAATGTAATATACAACGTCAAACCAGGATTGACAGGAATAGGCTCCATTATTTTCAGAGATGAAGAAACTTTAATCACGGAAGTAAGGGACAGCGGTGGAGATACCTGGGACTTTTACCAAAACAAAATCTACCCTTTCAAAGGTCAGGTTGAGCAATGGTATCAAAGCCATCAAAGTTTTTATGTAGATTTTATGTGTATTTTTCTCACAGCCTGGGTAATTATTTTCCCCAAGTCAAATTTAATTTATATGGTTTTCAGATCATTACCTCAAAGACCTTTTTAG
- a CDS encoding mannose-1-phosphate guanylyltransferase — protein sequence MIENKYIAIMAGGVGSRFWPSSTTDRPKQFLDILGVGKSLIRMTFERALRLVPADHVFIVTNKKYRSLVIEHLPELPKQNILCEPSMNNTAPCIAYTALRINSLNPQAVFAVLPSDHVILKEDEYIRKLSQAFDFAAAQEAIVTLGIQPTRPDTGYGYINYQKQSGGESQIHKVISFKEKPDLATAQTYIDSGDYLWNAGMFVWSVSTILQSYKVNAPQILDVLMQQNTLYGTADEQAYIDKVYPDTQKISVDYAILERADNVYTIPADIGWSDLGTWNSLHAYMSEDSDAVSIGQNIHLIDSKDIIVISNNHKQIVIKGLEDFIVVDEENALLIYPKSDEQEIKGVVQNLIQ from the coding sequence ATGATTGAAAATAAATATATAGCCATCATGGCAGGTGGAGTAGGCAGCAGATTTTGGCCTTCGAGCACTACCGATCGACCAAAGCAGTTTCTGGATATCCTGGGAGTAGGGAAGTCGCTCATCAGAATGACTTTCGAACGGGCTCTCAGATTGGTACCTGCTGACCACGTCTTCATAGTGACTAATAAGAAGTACAGATCATTGGTGATAGAACATCTCCCTGAATTACCGAAGCAAAATATCCTCTGCGAACCCAGTATGAACAATACGGCGCCTTGCATCGCATACACCGCATTAAGAATAAATTCCTTAAATCCTCAGGCAGTTTTTGCAGTACTCCCTTCGGACCACGTCATCCTGAAGGAAGATGAATATATCCGTAAACTCAGCCAGGCATTTGATTTTGCGGCTGCCCAAGAAGCGATCGTGACCCTAGGTATTCAACCTACAAGACCGGATACGGGTTACGGATATATCAATTATCAGAAGCAAAGTGGAGGCGAAAGTCAAATCCATAAAGTCATTTCATTCAAGGAGAAACCTGATTTAGCAACAGCACAAACTTACATAGACTCAGGTGATTATCTTTGGAATGCCGGAATGTTTGTGTGGAGCGTGTCCACCATTCTGCAGTCATACAAAGTAAATGCCCCGCAGATTCTCGATGTCTTGATGCAACAAAATACGCTGTACGGTACAGCAGATGAGCAAGCTTACATTGATAAAGTCTATCCCGACACACAAAAGATTTCTGTGGACTATGCCATACTGGAGAGAGCAGACAATGTCTATACCATCCCTGCTGATATAGGATGGAGTGACCTTGGTACTTGGAATAGCCTGCATGCTTACATGAGTGAAGATAGTGATGCTGTGAGTATAGGTCAAAATATTCATTTGATAGACTCAAAAGACATTATCGTCATATCCAACAATCATAAACAAATTGTAATCAAAGGCCTTGAGGATTTTATTGTAGTGGATGAAGAAAATGCACTACTGATTTACCCTAAATCAGACGAACAAGAGATCAAAGGGGTAGTGCAAAACCTTATTCAGTAG